Proteins encoded within one genomic window of Acidobacteriota bacterium:
- a CDS encoding ATP-binding protein: MTESALWIIAAILQALVALIAWRKARWAEDGRPWRVFCAFALLFVPALAAGAWYRPGGLIPALLVLSPPLLLLFYLHRLSASLRRLESRAEKAEMARNQTQRIGRLFQRALTAANWKTFAEEACQATADSLHCDYSLLLESDGEGRCLRVSVHTGWKDRFAGLSFPASQPAAKKMLDCKNPAVVEIQSDDAEDELASFLKERKVTSTACVLLDGPQGRMGVLCVHSKGLLLFDPDQLDFLGKTGLALYQSRHLRRAQEALQQLQRLRQSTAEIVLSFEPGGHLTFLNEQGRQVLGVGALESEDLRLEKLMPDWAYRRFRKEALVKAQSAGLWSGETSFLTSRRQEIPVRLVLLGQRDEEGRIAHWTSFSVDLARNPDVRGDAPSPEELQRQVKALSSQLQEAAGEVEVFAEATGRRLQEPIGAVASFSRSLLGKHAKKLGSDGRRYVQLISEAARQAGSIVFQLNQAARLQRQPFKFSQVDMSALAASAHREVAAQYPDMSVRFSMRTLFPVRGDQRQLRRVFVELISNAFKFSQKAEAPEVEVGSQNEDGNYVYYVRDNGAGFDIEQLDRLFGLFQRLHKSSDYPGVGAGLFLVKRIIGRHGGEVWAKGALNIGATIYFSLPANPTLEERPSGSEQQVVSSA; encoded by the coding sequence ATGACGGAATCGGCACTGTGGATTATTGCGGCTATTTTGCAGGCGCTGGTGGCCCTGATCGCCTGGAGGAAAGCCCGCTGGGCGGAGGACGGACGTCCCTGGAGGGTGTTTTGCGCTTTCGCTCTGCTCTTTGTGCCGGCCCTGGCGGCGGGAGCCTGGTATCGTCCGGGCGGTCTGATCCCCGCCCTCCTGGTTCTTTCGCCTCCCCTCTTGCTTCTATTCTACCTTCATCGCCTGTCGGCCTCGCTGCGGCGGCTGGAGTCGCGGGCCGAGAAGGCCGAGATGGCCCGAAATCAGACTCAGCGCATCGGACGCCTTTTTCAACGGGCGCTGACCGCCGCCAACTGGAAGACCTTCGCCGAAGAGGCCTGCCAGGCCACCGCCGACTCGCTGCATTGCGACTATTCCCTTCTTCTGGAAAGCGACGGCGAGGGACGCTGCTTGAGAGTCTCCGTCCACACCGGATGGAAGGACCGCTTCGCCGGCCTCAGCTTCCCGGCTTCTCAGCCTGCGGCCAAGAAGATGCTGGACTGCAAAAACCCCGCGGTGGTCGAGATCCAGTCCGATGACGCCGAAGACGAGCTGGCCTCCTTCCTGAAGGAGCGCAAGGTGACCAGCACGGCCTGCGTCCTTCTGGACGGCCCGCAAGGACGAATGGGAGTGCTTTGTGTCCACTCCAAGGGCCTGCTTCTTTTCGATCCAGATCAGTTGGATTTCTTGGGCAAGACGGGCCTGGCCCTTTATCAGTCGCGGCACCTGAGACGGGCCCAGGAAGCCCTCCAGCAACTTCAGCGCTTGCGCCAGTCGACGGCTGAAATCGTGCTCTCTTTCGAACCCGGCGGACACCTCACCTTCCTCAATGAGCAGGGCCGCCAGGTGCTGGGCGTGGGAGCGCTGGAGAGTGAGGACTTGAGGTTGGAAAAGCTGATGCCCGACTGGGCCTATAGGCGCTTCCGCAAAGAAGCTCTGGTGAAAGCGCAGTCAGCCGGCTTGTGGAGCGGCGAGACTTCTTTTCTAACCAGCCGCCGCCAGGAGATCCCCGTCCGCCTGGTCTTGCTGGGCCAGCGCGACGAGGAAGGGCGCATTGCGCATTGGACGTCTTTCTCAGTCGATCTGGCCCGCAACCCCGACGTGCGCGGCGATGCCCCTTCGCCTGAGGAACTGCAGCGCCAGGTGAAAGCCCTCAGTTCCCAGCTTCAGGAAGCCGCGGGCGAGGTAGAGGTCTTTGCCGAAGCTACCGGTCGCCGCCTGCAGGAACCCATCGGTGCGGTGGCCTCCTTTTCCCGATCGCTGCTGGGCAAGCACGCCAAGAAGCTGGGGTCGGACGGACGCCGCTACGTGCAGCTCATCAGCGAGGCCGCCCGTCAGGCCGGCAGCATCGTGTTTCAGCTCAACCAGGCGGCACGCCTGCAGCGGCAGCCCTTCAAGTTTTCTCAGGTGGACATGTCGGCTCTGGCCGCCTCGGCCCACCGCGAAGTGGCGGCCCAGTATCCTGACATGTCGGTGCGCTTTTCGATGCGCACCCTCTTCCCCGTGCGGGGCGACCAGAGGCAACTGCGCAGGGTCTTCGTGGAACTGATTTCCAACGCCTTCAAATTCAGCCAGAAGGCCGAGGCGCCCGAGGTCGAGGTGGGCTCGCAAAACGAGGACGGCAATTACGTCTATTACGTGCGCGACAACGGAGCCGGCTTCGACATCGAGCAACTCGACCGCCTTTTCGGACTCTTTCAGAGGCTCCACAAGAGCAGCGACTATCCGGGAGTGGGCGCCGGACTCTTCCTGGTCAAGCGCATCATCGGCCGCCACGGCGGCGAAGTCTGGGCCAAGGGCGCGCTCAACATAGGAGCCACCATCTACTTCTCCCTCCCCGCCAATCCCACCCTTGAGGAGAGACCCTCCGGGAGCGAGCAGCAAGTTGTCTCCTCCGCTTGA
- a CDS encoding sodium:solute symporter, whose amino-acid sequence MAFTGLDYLVLFAYLAASAGLGLYVGRGQKDLDDYFLGGGRMPWWAISFSIVATETSTLTFIGAPAISYSGNLTFLQVAMGYCIGKILVAAVLMPGYLRGRIQTAYELLNQRFGGRVRSASALIFQVTRTLGDGVRLFATALVLAVVTQMADVWTILIIAAVTVVYTFYGGMRAVVWNDVVQLAIYIGGALLAFYILLDRIPGGWTEVSSVASAKFQVFDFSLDFTRPLTFWGGMVGGAFLTFATHGADQMMVQRYLTCGNLRGSRVALIFSGVVVLAQFALFLVIGLMLYTFYRHFPMESPLQQTDRVFPLFIVQEMPSGISGLIIAAVFAAAMSTLSSSLNSLASSSVNDYYRPYLVPDGSQSHYLRVSRLFTLAWGGALAAVAFLAKGWGNVLETGLAIASITMGSVLGIFLLGLVSRRAGQSAALSGLVFGLAVMLAIKLYTPLAWTWYVLVGTASTLAAALVLQAVRTTFSKGP is encoded by the coding sequence ATGGCATTTACCGGACTCGATTACCTGGTGCTTTTCGCCTACTTGGCCGCCAGCGCCGGACTGGGGCTCTACGTGGGACGGGGTCAAAAGGACCTGGACGATTACTTTCTGGGCGGCGGACGCATGCCCTGGTGGGCGATTTCCTTTTCCATCGTGGCTACCGAAACCAGCACCCTGACCTTCATCGGAGCGCCGGCCATATCGTATTCCGGAAACCTCACCTTTCTGCAGGTGGCCATGGGGTATTGCATCGGCAAGATACTGGTCGCCGCCGTGCTTATGCCGGGCTATCTGCGAGGGCGCATCCAGACCGCCTACGAGCTGCTCAACCAGCGCTTCGGGGGAAGGGTGCGCTCGGCCTCGGCCCTCATCTTTCAAGTCACCCGCACGCTGGGGGACGGCGTGCGCCTCTTCGCCACAGCCCTGGTTCTGGCCGTGGTCACGCAAATGGCCGACGTCTGGACTATTCTGATCATCGCAGCCGTCACCGTCGTCTACACCTTCTACGGCGGGATGCGGGCCGTGGTCTGGAACGACGTGGTGCAACTGGCCATCTACATCGGCGGAGCCCTGCTGGCCTTCTACATCCTGCTCGACCGCATTCCCGGAGGCTGGACCGAGGTCAGCAGCGTGGCTTCGGCAAAGTTCCAGGTCTTCGATTTCTCTCTCGACTTCACCCGGCCGCTCACATTCTGGGGCGGGATGGTGGGCGGAGCCTTCCTCACTTTCGCCACCCACGGGGCCGACCAGATGATGGTGCAGCGCTACCTGACCTGCGGAAACCTGCGGGGCAGCCGGGTGGCGCTGATCTTCAGCGGAGTCGTGGTGCTGGCCCAGTTCGCCCTCTTCCTGGTCATCGGACTCATGCTCTATACCTTCTACCGGCACTTTCCCATGGAGTCGCCTCTGCAGCAGACCGACCGCGTCTTTCCTCTCTTCATCGTGCAGGAAATGCCCTCCGGAATCTCGGGGCTGATCATCGCCGCCGTCTTCGCCGCCGCCATGTCCACCCTCAGCAGCTCCCTCAATTCCTTGGCCTCTTCCAGCGTCAACGACTACTATCGCCCCTACCTGGTGCCCGACGGCTCGCAAAGCCACTATCTGCGCGTCTCGCGGCTTTTTACCCTGGCCTGGGGCGGAGCTTTGGCGGCGGTGGCCTTCTTGGCCAAGGGCTGGGGAAACGTGCTGGAGACCGGACTGGCCATCGCCAGCATCACCATGGGCAGCGTCCTGGGCATTTTCCTGCTGGGCCTGGTCAGCCGCCGGGCCGGACAGTCCGCCGCCCTTTCCGGACTGGTCTTCGGATTGGCCGTCATGCTGGCCATCAAACTCTACACCCCTCTGGCCTGGACTTGGTACGTGCTGGTGGGCACCGCCTCCACCCTGGCGGCCGCCCTCGTCCTGCAAGCTGTTCGGACGACCTTCAGCAAGGGCCCCTAG
- a CDS encoding penicillin-binding transpeptidase domain-containing protein — translation MGDRGIRIHNKLVRLVTSGRLILWVLPLILLMGAWAAIEGRRQQQKRAQAERLLQEGRISEAAEIVREVPGRRAHALRLVAQALDPDQPEPQPSPPLALQGIPWRVLLQQNLEKGRHQALLRLTRLLDRVEEPSVETSLYGAAALLELGRHDQAEARLRRLSADWRGHPMAGRVSRSLQLLARGARTLIRDRNDTLIGYLDADGQLQLLEGIDPSWLPRQLAERLRRHGQAGGLRLTLDLELSRISLASLRGRRGSVVLLDPPSGDILAAVSDSRTLRREKGTTPAFQQRREPASIAKLITLSAALRAGVDIDGEVRSMRCNGTIRYPDGVVWCPVGAGRVRSIERALALSCNTAFAKLGDILGAEALLAEFRRFGFDSGQLNGFPLGRILIPDPEGTQLGNLSIGLEATDITPLHSALMAAIFANQGKMPVPGLIKAETGVLGYSWRRLQRGPALQVIDPIWIPRLQRAMQAVTRQGTAQGIAPYDFPVAMKTGTGRNPGLPFHTNYIGVGPLPRPNIAFSVRITNYWSSKKARYATRTVSRRLLRSLRYQTHSLESAAD, via the coding sequence ATGGGGGACAGGGGCATTCGAATCCACAACAAGCTGGTGCGGCTGGTGACATCGGGAAGACTCATCCTTTGGGTGCTGCCTTTGATTCTCCTGATGGGAGCATGGGCCGCCATAGAGGGTCGGCGCCAGCAGCAGAAGCGGGCTCAGGCCGAACGCCTCTTGCAAGAAGGCCGTATTTCCGAGGCCGCCGAAATCGTGCGTGAGGTACCGGGCCGGCGCGCTCACGCCTTGCGCCTCGTGGCTCAAGCCCTCGACCCCGACCAGCCCGAGCCCCAACCCTCCCCGCCCCTGGCCTTGCAGGGCATCCCCTGGCGAGTCCTGCTGCAACAGAACCTGGAGAAAGGGCGCCACCAGGCGCTGCTGCGTTTGACCCGACTCTTGGATCGCGTTGAGGAGCCCTCGGTCGAAACCTCCCTCTACGGGGCGGCGGCGCTGCTGGAATTGGGCCGTCATGACCAAGCCGAGGCCCGTTTACGGCGGCTTTCAGCGGACTGGAGGGGACACCCGATGGCGGGCCGCGTGAGCCGATCGCTGCAACTGCTGGCCCGGGGAGCCCGCACCCTGATCCGCGACCGCAACGACACCCTCATCGGCTATCTCGACGCCGACGGTCAGTTGCAACTGCTGGAGGGCATCGACCCGTCCTGGCTGCCCCGCCAACTGGCCGAGAGGCTGCGCCGGCATGGCCAGGCCGGAGGGCTGCGCCTGACCCTCGATTTGGAGCTGAGCCGCATCTCTCTGGCCTCCTTGCGCGGTCGCCGCGGCAGCGTGGTGCTGCTTGATCCGCCCAGCGGCGACATTCTGGCGGCGGTTTCCGACTCGCGGACGTTGCGGCGGGAAAAGGGCACCACCCCTGCCTTCCAACAGCGTCGGGAGCCAGCCTCCATCGCCAAGCTGATCACCCTTTCGGCCGCCTTGAGAGCCGGAGTCGACATCGACGGCGAGGTCCGCAGCATGCGCTGCAACGGAACCATACGCTACCCCGACGGCGTGGTTTGGTGCCCGGTGGGCGCGGGACGCGTCCGCAGCATCGAACGGGCGCTGGCACTCAGTTGCAACACCGCCTTCGCCAAGCTGGGCGACATCCTTGGAGCCGAAGCTTTGCTGGCCGAGTTCCGGCGCTTCGGTTTCGATTCCGGGCAACTTAACGGCTTCCCCTTAGGCCGCATCCTCATCCCCGATCCCGAGGGGACCCAATTGGGCAACCTCTCCATAGGACTCGAGGCGACCGACATCACTCCCCTGCACAGCGCGCTGATGGCGGCCATCTTCGCCAACCAGGGCAAGATGCCGGTTCCCGGACTGATCAAGGCCGAAACGGGAGTCCTGGGTTACTCGTGGCGTCGGCTGCAGCGCGGACCCGCCCTGCAGGTCATCGATCCCATCTGGATTCCGCGGCTGCAACGAGCCATGCAGGCGGTGACGCGGCAGGGCACCGCCCAGGGCATCGCCCCCTACGACTTTCCTGTGGCCATGAAGACGGGAACGGGCCGCAATCCGGGACTGCCCTTCCACACCAACTACATCGGAGTCGGGCCCCTTCCCCGCCCCAACATCGCCTTCTCGGTGCGCATTACCAACTACTGGAGTTCCAAGAAGGCCCGCTACGCCACCCGCACCGTCTCGCGCAGGCTGCTGCGTTCGCTGCGCTACCAGACCCACTCCTTGGAGAGCGCGGCCGACTGA
- a CDS encoding Crp/Fnr family transcriptional regulator: MKSDIEATALRTACRVCEARGKCCLEELPQKSRQRLRESLVLRRYSPGVTIYHQGQRADGVSVLRCGWVRLSHVTEEGKAVNVGVVGPGSILGLNELLADACYHASAEVLEEAEMEFFQGQQFRSLLQDDSSLAVALLVSISRDTHRSVAEICDIAGGRPPQQRLLHKLSHLAESCGRRTSQGVQLKLPFTVQELAESIGCSRQWTTKLLQDLDKQGLIKRRGSWITLLDA, encoded by the coding sequence ATGAAGAGCGACATCGAGGCCACCGCCCTTAGAACGGCTTGCCGGGTCTGCGAAGCGCGGGGCAAATGTTGCCTCGAGGAACTGCCTCAAAAAAGCCGTCAGCGCCTTCGTGAATCTCTCGTCCTTCGCCGCTACAGCCCCGGCGTCACCATCTATCACCAAGGCCAGCGGGCCGACGGCGTCTCGGTGCTGCGGTGCGGTTGGGTGAGGCTTTCCCACGTTACCGAAGAAGGCAAGGCGGTCAATGTGGGAGTCGTCGGTCCTGGAAGCATCCTGGGTCTCAACGAGTTGCTGGCCGACGCCTGCTATCATGCCAGCGCTGAAGTCCTGGAAGAAGCCGAGATGGAGTTCTTTCAGGGCCAGCAGTTCCGCTCCCTGCTTCAGGACGACTCTTCCCTGGCCGTGGCTCTGTTGGTTTCCATCAGCCGCGACACCCATCGTTCGGTAGCTGAAATCTGCGACATTGCCGGGGGACGTCCTCCCCAGCAGCGGCTCTTGCACAAGCTCAGCCATTTGGCCGAGAGTTGCGGTCGCCGCACCAGCCAGGGGGTGCAGCTCAAGCTCCCCTTCACCGTGCAGGAGCTTGCCGAGAGCATCGGCTGTTCCAGGCAGTGGACCACCAAGCTGCTGCAAGACCTCGACAAGCAGGGCCTGATCAAGCGCCGGGGTTCCTGGATAACGCTGCTTGACGCCTGA
- a CDS encoding PqqD family peptide modification chaperone produces the protein MSDFFKRSTQVITRQEGGSTLVFEQSTGAICILNPTSEFIWERCTGEHSVEDIARELGSSFDLSEFEDGSSLAALVEGHLRLMHKAKLVELEAAA, from the coding sequence ATGAGTGACTTTTTCAAACGCAGCACGCAGGTCATCACCAGGCAGGAAGGCGGATCGACCTTGGTGTTCGAGCAGAGCACAGGCGCCATCTGCATCCTCAACCCCACTTCGGAGTTCATTTGGGAACGATGCACGGGCGAGCATTCCGTCGAAGACATAGCCCGCGAGCTGGGCAGCAGCTTCGACCTGTCGGAGTTTGAAGACGGATCTTCCCTGGCCGCTTTGGTCGAGGGGCATCTCAGGCTGATGCACAAGGCCAAACTCGTGGAGCTGGAGGCCGCGGCCTGA
- a CDS encoding BadF/BadG/BcrA/BcrD ATPase family protein — MGIDGGASRTVCLVADLNGAILGRGRGGPSNYHKCGLYAAKVSVRDALASALLAAGRRVEDVEVVCAGLAGVARPLDRELFSRAFAELARKARLILEDDARVALAGATENRPGIIVICGTGSIAMGMDGRGGRARAGGWGHLLGDEGSGYDIARRGLAAALKSADGRGPSTSLRQKIRRELYLDSLQDLIPVLYGERVTPDRIASLFPLVLEAAEEGDQVSRRLLREAASELIDSVAAVSRQLHLDDSEPLLISASGGAWQSADMLRKEFLDLLPRRLPQARFQQALRSPEEGAVLLALAELD; from the coding sequence GTGGGAATTGACGGAGGAGCCAGCCGCACCGTTTGCCTGGTGGCGGATTTGAACGGGGCTATCCTGGGAAGGGGACGCGGCGGGCCTTCCAACTACCACAAGTGCGGACTCTACGCCGCCAAGGTCTCGGTACGGGACGCGCTGGCCTCGGCCCTGCTGGCGGCAGGACGCAGGGTGGAGGACGTGGAAGTGGTGTGCGCCGGACTGGCCGGCGTGGCCCGTCCACTCGACCGGGAACTCTTTTCGCGGGCCTTCGCCGAGTTGGCCCGCAAGGCCCGCCTGATTCTGGAAGACGACGCCCGCGTTGCATTGGCCGGAGCTACCGAGAACCGCCCGGGCATCATCGTCATCTGCGGCACCGGCTCCATCGCCATGGGGATGGACGGACGGGGAGGACGGGCCCGCGCCGGCGGCTGGGGCCATCTGCTGGGCGACGAGGGCAGCGGATACGACATCGCCAGGCGCGGACTGGCGGCGGCGCTCAAATCGGCGGACGGACGCGGCCCCTCCACCTCGCTGAGGCAAAAAATCCGCCGCGAACTCTACCTGGACAGCCTGCAAGACCTCATCCCCGTCCTCTACGGAGAGCGCGTCACTCCCGACCGCATCGCCTCCCTCTTCCCGCTGGTGCTGGAAGCAGCCGAGGAAGGCGACCAGGTGTCGAGGCGGTTGCTGAGGGAGGCGGCGAGCGAACTGATCGACTCCGTTGCGGCGGTGAGCAGGCAATTGCACCTCGACGATTCCGAGCCGTTGCTGATAAGCGCTTCGGGAGGCGCCTGGCAGTCCGCGGACATGCTCCGCAAGGAGTTCCTCGATCTGCTTCCGCGACGCCTTCCCCAGGCCCGCTTCCAGCAAGCCCTGCGTTCTCCCGAAGAAGGCGCCGTCCTGCTGGCTCTGGCCGAGCTCGACTAA
- a CDS encoding AI-2E family transporter yields MKHPHEGLEGTGKGIRFLLAAACFVVVVAGLKLADTIITTFLLSLFLAMLAIPPMRKLQDKGVPAGLAVLIVFLGLMAIFSLVGLLVGESLNQFLLALPTYRNILEQRVSEYVGPLRQLMVEQGMIPHDFDLLKSFEFSSVAGPALEVVRTTLSGLAVIFSNVVIVLLTTVFILLEATGFPKKAEVAMLQMGLRRGALDRFSNITRQVRDYLVIKTLVSIATGFLLGFWCWAWGVDFAFLWGLLAFLLNYIPNIGSIIAAIPPLGLALVDGGVGTAFGIVTGYVAVNMLLGNVLEPRLMGQRLGLSSLVVLLSLVFWGYVWGGLGMLLSVPLTMIVKILAENSPDFRWVGTLLSSAESVPEPEDGQLSG; encoded by the coding sequence ATGAAACATCCGCATGAAGGCTTGGAGGGCACGGGAAAAGGAATCCGTTTCCTTCTCGCGGCGGCCTGCTTCGTGGTGGTGGTGGCCGGACTCAAGCTGGCCGACACCATCATCACCACCTTCCTGCTCTCCCTTTTCCTGGCCATGCTGGCCATTCCGCCCATGCGCAAGCTGCAGGACAAGGGCGTGCCCGCCGGACTCGCCGTTCTCATCGTCTTCCTGGGACTGATGGCGATCTTCTCCCTGGTGGGCTTGCTGGTGGGGGAATCGCTCAACCAGTTCCTGCTGGCTCTGCCCACCTACAGGAACATCCTGGAGCAAAGAGTCTCCGAGTACGTGGGCCCCTTGCGCCAACTGATGGTGGAGCAGGGAATGATCCCCCACGATTTCGACCTGCTGAAGAGCTTTGAGTTTTCCTCGGTAGCCGGTCCGGCTCTGGAAGTGGTGCGTACCACCCTGAGCGGCCTGGCAGTGATCTTCTCCAACGTGGTCATCGTCCTGCTCACCACCGTCTTCATCCTCCTGGAAGCTACCGGCTTTCCCAAGAAGGCTGAAGTCGCCATGCTCCAGATGGGACTGCGCAGAGGCGCTTTGGACCGTTTCTCCAACATCACCAGGCAGGTGCGCGATTATCTCGTCATCAAGACGCTGGTCAGCATCGCCACCGGATTCCTGCTGGGCTTCTGGTGCTGGGCGTGGGGTGTCGATTTCGCCTTTCTTTGGGGACTGCTGGCCTTTTTGCTCAACTACATTCCCAACATCGGATCGATCATCGCCGCCATACCCCCGCTGGGACTGGCCCTGGTCGACGGCGGCGTAGGCACCGCTTTCGGCATCGTCACCGGCTACGTGGCCGTCAACATGCTCCTGGGCAACGTTCTCGAGCCGCGCCTGATGGGACAGCGGTTGGGCCTCTCCAGCCTGGTGGTGCTGCTGTCGCTGGTCTTCTGGGGATACGTGTGGGGAGGACTGGGCATGCTCCTGTCCGTCCCCCTGACCATGATCGTCAAGATCCTGGCCGAAAACAGCCCGGACTTCCGCTGGGTAGGCACCCTCCTGTCCTCGGCGGAATCCGTTCCCGAACCTGAAGACGGGCAGCTTTCCGGGTGA
- a CDS encoding S41 family peptidase gives MWESGYWIKSRIGALLTLVLLSQTTPALGQEDAEETSERWESGRVERMEGLARLWGAVWLFHPKTAQAGLDWDQALLETVPQVEGAATKEEYRAALQKMLDHLADADTRVSGGESREDGFGEAPEDALRQPYLSVLEDGTAVVRSTAYGRMSSASGGELLEAELVRAIESQLVVVDLRRQGPDLGGGWRLGTHLASVAPLLVDEPFVLTTARRRRHSGFMAEGQASSSFYSGFVQAQPQRIQPSSRPAEDPGQVPLGDGQPERKGTLVFFVNEGTPSGVIPVLGGLRAVGRARIVYQGSARRLGLQGGSGYTLDLPHGLSASIRLNQWLHADGSVGFQPDLIIGALEARDLEALSRIARQVVSQTPQRRVLQESDRQALIASRPGAASPEDELYPSLQQRLLGLFRYWNAFHYFSPYKGLLDESWDSLLGEFIVRFGDASDAIEYHLAAAQLAARTQDSLSFLSSPVLTEFFGPAVPGFVIKGVQGQAAVFEILKPEETGDLEVGDVIVEVDGIPVEQRVEKLLPYLPASTPQAARLKAFSNLLGGPEASIARLKVAKDDGSLQELTLPRSMGRRRLARTRPDYEVLEEGFGYVDLDRLSAGEAPLAYQAVRETPAIVFDMRGFPRGGVWPLTGLMGRRQAAAGLLRRLEPMSPDPDVRRIAETVLRTARPRGTPYSGRLVVLINEETISQAEQACLFLEAVGRVTYVGSASNGAVGEIASISLPGGIRAFLTVESLSRPDGTTLQRRGLQPHVQAAATLEGIRQGRDEVLEAAVQHLLEKLSPGD, from the coding sequence ATGTGGGAGTCCGGCTATTGGATCAAAAGCAGAATAGGTGCTCTTCTCACCCTGGTTCTTCTCTCTCAGACCACGCCGGCCCTCGGCCAGGAGGACGCAGAGGAGACATCCGAGCGATGGGAATCGGGTCGGGTGGAGCGGATGGAGGGGTTGGCCAGGCTGTGGGGAGCGGTATGGCTTTTCCACCCCAAAACCGCCCAGGCCGGGTTGGATTGGGACCAAGCCTTGCTGGAGACGGTTCCCCAGGTGGAAGGGGCTGCCACTAAAGAGGAGTATCGGGCCGCCTTGCAGAAGATGTTGGACCACTTGGCCGACGCCGACACCCGCGTGAGTGGGGGCGAGTCCCGAGAAGACGGCTTTGGGGAAGCCCCTGAGGATGCTTTGCGCCAGCCTTACCTCAGCGTGCTTGAAGACGGCACCGCGGTGGTCAGGTCCACAGCTTACGGAAGGATGTCCTCTGCCAGCGGAGGAGAATTGCTCGAGGCCGAGCTGGTGCGGGCCATCGAGTCTCAACTTGTAGTCGTGGATCTGCGCCGCCAGGGCCCCGACCTGGGGGGAGGATGGCGCCTGGGCACGCATCTGGCCTCGGTGGCGCCTCTGCTGGTCGACGAGCCCTTCGTCCTCACCACCGCCCGACGGCGCAGGCATTCGGGTTTCATGGCCGAAGGTCAGGCCTCGTCCTCCTTCTATTCGGGTTTCGTGCAGGCGCAGCCCCAGCGCATTCAACCGTCGAGCAGGCCGGCGGAGGATCCCGGGCAGGTCCCGCTCGGGGACGGGCAACCGGAGCGCAAAGGCACCCTGGTCTTCTTCGTCAATGAGGGCACGCCCAGCGGGGTGATTCCTGTCTTGGGAGGTTTGAGAGCGGTGGGGAGAGCCCGCATCGTCTATCAGGGTTCAGCCAGGCGCCTGGGACTGCAGGGCGGATCGGGATACACCCTCGATCTTCCTCATGGCCTATCCGCGTCCATACGCCTCAATCAGTGGCTGCACGCAGACGGAAGCGTCGGCTTCCAGCCTGACCTCATCATCGGCGCCCTGGAGGCAAGAGACCTGGAGGCCCTCTCCCGCATCGCCCGCCAGGTCGTGTCGCAGACTCCTCAGCGCAGAGTCCTGCAAGAGTCGGACCGGCAGGCCCTGATCGCCTCCCGGCCCGGGGCCGCCTCCCCAGAGGACGAGCTCTATCCCTCGCTGCAACAGCGCTTGCTGGGACTCTTCCGCTACTGGAACGCCTTTCACTACTTCTCGCCCTATAAGGGCCTCCTGGACGAGTCGTGGGATAGCCTGCTGGGCGAATTCATCGTCCGTTTTGGCGATGCCTCCGATGCCATCGAGTATCACCTGGCTGCGGCTCAACTGGCGGCCCGCACCCAGGACTCGCTGAGCTTCCTCAGCAGTCCGGTGCTGACCGAGTTCTTCGGCCCGGCGGTTCCGGGATTCGTAATCAAAGGCGTGCAAGGACAGGCCGCGGTTTTCGAGATCCTCAAGCCGGAGGAGACGGGAGACCTCGAGGTGGGTGACGTGATCGTCGAAGTGGACGGCATCCCGGTGGAACAGCGGGTGGAAAAGCTGCTGCCCTATTTGCCGGCCTCGACCCCGCAGGCCGCCCGGCTGAAAGCGTTCTCCAACCTGTTGGGCGGACCCGAAGCTTCCATCGCCCGGCTCAAAGTCGCCAAGGACGACGGCAGCCTGCAAGAGCTCACGCTGCCGCGCAGCATGGGACGCCGCCGCCTGGCCCGCACGCGTCCCGACTACGAGGTGCTTGAAGAGGGATTCGGTTATGTCGACTTGGACCGCCTGTCGGCCGGGGAAGCGCCCCTGGCCTACCAGGCCGTGAGAGAGACTCCGGCCATTGTTTTCGACATGCGGGGATTTCCTCGGGGAGGAGTTTGGCCGTTGACCGGGCTGATGGGGCGCCGACAAGCCGCGGCCGGGCTGCTGAGGCGCTTGGAGCCCATGAGTCCCGACCCGGACGTCCGCCGGATTGCCGAGACTGTGCTGCGCACGGCGCGACCACGGGGCACTCCTTACTCGGGACGTTTGGTGGTGCTGATCAACGAAGAAACCATCAGCCAGGCCGAGCAGGCTTGCCTGTTCTTGGAGGCGGTGGGCCGGGTCACCTACGTGGGTTCGGCCAGCAACGGGGCTGTGGGAGAAATCGCCTCCATCAGCCTGCCAGGCGGAATCAGGGCCTTTCTGACCGTCGAAAGCTTGAGCCGCCCCGACGGCACGACCTTGCAGCGCCGCGGACTGCAGCCGCACGTGCAGGCCGCTGCCACACTCGAGGGCATTCGCCAGGGACGTGACGAAGTGCTGGAAGCAGCCGTCCAGCACCTGCTTGAGAAGCTTTCACCCGGGGATTAG